A stretch of Paracoccus sp. N5 DNA encodes these proteins:
- a CDS encoding Lrp/AsnC family transcriptional regulator, protein MSGKDQQSAFDDDPISARILRILERRGRIPNQQLAAEVGLSPSACLRRVQDLERRGAILGYRAVIAPAARAAGFTAYVTIGLARHSNEAQRAFERACLAAPQVRECHNITGSVEYLLRVEVRDLESYRRFHTEVLGAFPQIATITTHVVMSSPKDDRA, encoded by the coding sequence ATGTCGGGAAAAGATCAGCAATCTGCTTTCGACGACGACCCGATATCCGCGCGGATATTGCGCATCCTCGAACGACGGGGACGGATCCCGAATCAGCAGCTCGCGGCCGAGGTCGGGCTCTCGCCCTCGGCCTGCCTGCGCCGGGTGCAGGATCTGGAACGGCGCGGCGCCATCCTGGGCTATCGCGCCGTCATCGCGCCTGCCGCCCGCGCCGCCGGCTTCACCGCCTATGTCACCATCGGCCTGGCCCGCCACTCGAACGAGGCGCAACGTGCCTTCGAGCGCGCCTGCCTGGCCGCCCCGCAGGTCCGCGAATGCCACAATATCACCGGCTCGGTCGAATACCTGCTGCGGGTCGAGGTGCGCGACCTCGAATCCTATCGCCGCTTCCATACCGAGGTGCTGGGCGCCTTTCCGCAGATCGCCACCATCACCACCCATGTGGTGATGAGCTCGCCCAAGGACGACCGCGCCTGA
- a CDS encoding AAA family ATPase: MTLPTLSPDQAEAWDAVASALEDAGIDLLSEEIAPPSEGKGRVMAVIGKAGSGKTLLLAELTKALRAAGVELVSGDYEGKKRKDRRTVAILAPTNKAAFVLRMRGVPATTIHRILYTPVYDPDYERIADWLTGAGERPKVEGVIEGLTEAALDRAKAFYDQHASIPGALAAAGLRGSDFIRGWKRREDGLDVGLIDEASMLDERQFEDLREIFPTLILFGDPAQLAPVGQSGQMVFDRLAAPQKLILNRIHRQEGDSPILDLAHALADPALEFDAFERMIREAAARDPRVIWAERVSSDLMAQSPVLVWRNITRIKLIQAFRSAHGAPGDALLPGEPLICDGLELPLKHRKKRIDLEARGLIKGAQVVYLGPGRKPGFSRLHVVGAEDPRLSAASIVKIEMPDVEEPFIPYAARMGATFLHGAAVTIHKAQGSQWPDVQVFGPDISAAAWSGRSEAGIALWKRLAYVAITRAQERLHWVVKSRLARPTSPLGIDHLEAPAATLELAAEVED; the protein is encoded by the coding sequence ATGACGCTGCCCACCCTTTCCCCAGACCAGGCCGAGGCCTGGGACGCCGTCGCCTCGGCGCTGGAGGATGCCGGCATCGACCTGCTGTCGGAAGAGATCGCGCCGCCGTCGGAAGGCAAGGGCCGGGTCATGGCGGTGATCGGCAAGGCCGGTTCGGGCAAGACGCTGCTTCTGGCCGAGTTGACCAAGGCGCTGCGTGCGGCCGGGGTCGAGCTGGTCTCGGGCGATTACGAGGGCAAGAAGCGCAAGGACCGCCGCACCGTCGCCATCCTGGCACCGACCAACAAGGCGGCCTTCGTGCTGCGCATGCGCGGCGTGCCGGCGACGACGATCCACCGCATCCTCTATACCCCGGTCTACGACCCGGATTACGAGCGCATCGCAGACTGGCTGACCGGCGCCGGCGAGCGGCCGAAGGTCGAGGGCGTGATCGAGGGCCTGACCGAGGCGGCGCTGGACCGGGCCAAGGCGTTCTATGACCAGCATGCCTCGATCCCCGGGGCGCTGGCCGCGGCGGGGTTGCGCGGCTCGGACTTCATCCGCGGCTGGAAGCGGCGCGAGGACGGGCTGGACGTGGGGCTGATCGACGAGGCCTCGATGCTGGACGAGCGCCAGTTCGAGGATCTGCGCGAGATCTTTCCCACCCTGATCCTGTTCGGCGACCCGGCGCAGCTGGCGCCGGTCGGCCAGTCCGGGCAGATGGTCTTCGACCGGCTCGCGGCCCCGCAGAAGCTGATCCTGAACCGCATCCACCGGCAGGAGGGCGACAGCCCGATCCTGGACCTCGCCCATGCCCTGGCCGATCCGGCGCTGGAATTCGACGCCTTCGAGCGCATGATCCGCGAGGCCGCCGCCCGCGATCCCCGGGTGATCTGGGCCGAGCGCGTCTCTTCGGACCTGATGGCGCAGAGCCCGGTGCTGGTCTGGCGCAACATCACCCGGATCAAGCTGATCCAGGCCTTCCGCTCGGCCCATGGCGCGCCGGGCGACGCGCTGCTGCCGGGCGAGCCGCTGATCTGCGACGGGCTGGAACTGCCCCTGAAGCACCGCAAGAAGCGCATCGACCTGGAAGCGCGCGGGCTGATCAAGGGCGCGCAGGTGGTCTATCTGGGGCCGGGGCGCAAGCCCGGCTTTTCCCGCCTGCATGTCGTCGGCGCCGAGGACCCGCGGCTGTCCGCCGCCAGCATCGTCAAGATCGAGATGCCGGATGTCGAGGAGCCCTTCATCCCCTATGCCGCCCGCATGGGCGCCACCTTCCTGCATGGCGCGGCGGTGACGATCCACAAGGCGCAGGGCAGCCAATGGCCCGACGTGCAGGTCTTCGGCCCCGACATCAGCGCCGCCGCCTGGTCGGGCCGCAGCGAGGCCGGCATCGCGCTGTGGAAGCGGCTGGCCTATGTCGCCATCACCCGCGCGCAGGAACGGCTGCATTGGGTGGTGAAATCACGGCTCGCCCGGCCGACCAGCCCCTTGGGCATCGACCATCTGGAAGCCCCGGCCGCAACCCTGGAACTGGCGGCAGAGGTCGAGGACTAG
- a CDS encoding LysE family translocator, protein MSHQILLALVAFAFATSVTPGPNNLMLMASGANFGLRRSVPHLLGVAFGFGAMVALLGLGLDRLIAEAPRLALALKGVSLAYVLWLAWKIAHAAAPEGPAGTGRPMGFLAACAFQWVNPKAWMMGLGALSAYSAGVGGALMVAAVFTLVNLPSVALWAAMGQGLRGLLQDAGRRRLFNRVMAVLLVASMLPVLSGH, encoded by the coding sequence ATGTCGCATCAGATCCTGCTGGCGCTTGTCGCCTTTGCCTTTGCCACCTCGGTCACGCCGGGGCCGAACAACCTGATGCTGATGGCATCGGGGGCGAACTTCGGCTTGCGGCGCAGCGTGCCGCATCTGCTGGGCGTGGCTTTTGGGTTCGGGGCCATGGTGGCGCTGCTGGGCCTGGGCCTGGACCGGCTGATCGCCGAGGCGCCCCGGCTGGCGCTGGCGCTGAAGGGCGTGAGCCTGGCCTATGTGCTGTGGCTGGCCTGGAAGATCGCCCATGCCGCCGCGCCCGAGGGGCCGGCCGGCACCGGCCGGCCGATGGGATTCCTGGCCGCCTGCGCCTTTCAATGGGTCAATCCCAAGGCCTGGATGATGGGGCTGGGGGCGCTTTCGGCCTATTCCGCCGGTGTGGGCGGCGCGCTGATGGTGGCGGCGGTGTTCACGCTGGTGAACCTGCCCTCGGTCGCGCTTTGGGCGGCGATGGGACAGGGGCTGCGCGGGCTCTTGCAGGACGCCGGGCGGCGCCGGCTCTTCAACCGGGTGATGGCGGTGCTGCTGGTCGCCTCGATGCTGCCGGTGCTCAGCGGGCACTGA